The genome window CTTCTTTCGGGAGCAATCATTTCCTGGCCTGTCATGTGTTCAACCGCTTTTCCTCCATATATATGATGTAAATCCGGTGAAAAGAGTATATCCTTCTGTATTCCCAGAAAATAATTCATAAGCCCGGTATCCAAAAGCTGCAGTTTAGGTTTTTTTCTGAGATTTGGCATCAGCGGAAGTGAGGCAGCCGGGTTCGGATATATCAATGAAATAAAAAATGCCTTCTCCAGAGTTCTAAGTGCCTCGCCAATCTCCCGTGAATTGTATGATGAATTGCCAAATCCTTCAAACGTGATTCTGCTTCCTGCCACAGCAAAAGATGATCGTATAACATGACGCAAAATCTCCGTTTTTGAAGGCGAGTGTGCATATTTTTCAACATCATCAATGTAGGAAATAATCAGACTGTCATAAACCGGTTTAAGCTTTACCAAATCTCTTTCTGCTGCGTAAGAGGCAACTATTTCGGGCATTCCACCTATCAGCAGATAAATGGTATATAAATTATTCAATTTTGGGATTACATAATCACGGATAGGAATCTCTTTAAGCTCCTCAAGAGCTGATGTTTCCCCAAGCGCTCCCAGAAATTCCGCAAATGAAACAGGACGAAGCACCATATACTCAACTCTTCCGACCGGAAAGCTTACATTCTTAGTAAAGAGACTTTCCAGCATTGAGCCTGCTGCAATGATGTGAATATCAGGAGCATTCTCATAGAAATACCGGAGCATTCTAAGCGCTTCGGGTACCTGCTGAATTTCGTCAATAAAGATGAGAGTTCGCCTGGTTCTGTCATATTGCTGATTTTTAACAAAGAACATTCCTTTTATCAAATCCTCAATGGTCTTGAAGGTTGAAAACAGTTCTTTGTCCCGTACTGACTCCAGATTAAAGTAGAGGTACGTTTCATAATTACGGGAGAATTGTTTGACAACCGTTG of Ignavibacteriales bacterium contains these proteins:
- a CDS encoding ATP-binding protein — translated: MFERAILSDLKAWSKKPDRKPLVIRGARQVGKTTVVKQFSRNYETYLYFNLESVRDKELFSTFKTIEDLIKGMFFVKNQQYDRTRRTLIFIDEIQQVPEALRMLRYFYENAPDIHIIAAGSMLESLFTKNVSFPVGRVEYMVLRPVSFAEFLGALGETSALEELKEIPIRDYVIPKLNNLYTIYLLIGGMPEIVASYAAERDLVKLKPVYDSLIISYIDDVEKYAHSPSKTEILRHVIRSSFAVAGSRITFEGFGNSSYNSREIGEALRTLEKAFFISLIYPNPAASLPLMPNLRKKPKLQLLDTGLMNYFLGIQKDILFSPDLHHIYGGKAVEHMTGQEMIAPERSALSTLGFWTREKKSSQAEVDYIFPDEGRLIPVEVKSGPSGKLRSLHQFMEEAPHDLAVRFYSGEFSDTKVTTPAGKSFRLLNLPLFLAGELRNYLRWADSR